The Pseudomonas chlororaphis subsp. piscium genome contains the following window.
CCCTGGTGGGCGGTGGCTCGAAACCGCAGCCTGGGGAAATAACACTCGCCCATCACGGTGTGCTGTTCCTTGATGAGCTGCCGGAGTTCGATCGCAAGGTCTTAGAGGTGCTGCGCGAACCGCTGGAGTCCGGGCAGATCGTCATTGCCCGGGCCCGCGACCGGGTGCATTTTCCCGCGCGTTTTCAGCTGGTGGCGGCGATGAACCCCTGCCCCTGTGGATATCTTGGCGAGCCCAGTGGCCGTTGCCGATGCACCCCGGAGCAGATCCAGCGTTATCGCAACAAGCTCTCCGGGCCGCTGCTCGACCGTATCGACCTGCACCTGACCGTGGCCCGGGAAAGCACAGCCCTCAACCCCAAGCCCCAGGCTGGGGATAACACCGTGCAAGCCGCGGCCCTGGTGGCCCGCGCCCGGGAGCGGCAACAACGACGCCAGGGTTGCGCCAATGCCTTTCTCGATCTGCCAGGCCTGCGCCGGCATTGCCAGTTATCCACAACCGACGAGCACTGGCTGGAAACCGCCTGCGAGCGCCTGACCCTGTCCCTGCGCGCCGCCCACCGCCTGCTCAAGGTCGCCCGCACCCTGGCGGACCTCGAGCAGGTCGAGCAGATCAGCCGCGAGCACCTGGCCGAAGCGTTGCAATACCGGCCGGCCGCGAGCTGAGGAGGATCACTCCTTGCTCAGGTCCACCAGCGGCGTCGGCCGTACTTCGGTCTGCCGGCCGTTCTGGATCTGGCTGATCTCGGCCAGGGATTTATCCACAGCCGCCTTGTCGGCCAGCAGGCTGTAGCGGATCTGGAACTGTTTGCTCTGCCTGGCCTCGATGGTCGGCACCAGGCCCAGCGGGCGCTGGTAGCGACGGTTGTAGGAGAAACTGGTGCCCGGCTCCAGGCCGGTCACGTAGCCCTGGCCCTGGGTGTCGGTGTTTTTCCACAGGGAGAACACCGGCAACTGCCCGGTATTGAAGCCCACCGCCACGCCGAGGCTGCCGGCCTTGTTGTGCAACACCGTCAGGGTATCGCCCTGGGCATCGGCGTAAGGCACCAGGTTGTAGACGGTCTCGTCGTAATCCCGGGTCGGGCCGCGGTAGGTCTGCCAATCCGCGAGGTCGGCCTTGGCCTTGTCATTGAACGGCGATACTTGCTTCACCGGTGCGGCGAACTTCGCGCCCTCTTCGAGGAACGGTGTGCTGAAGTTGCTGTGATACAGCGCCTGGTACTCCTTCGGATAGTCGCCGTTGTTGGTCAGGGTGTCGTTGAGGGTGAAACTGACGCTGCCCGGTTCGGTCACCAGTTCGGTGGCCACCGAGAAATCGACCTTCTTGAACGCCTGCTCCTTGAGTTCGCCCCGCAGGCTGATGGCGTACGGCGGCTTTTCGTCGATATGCAGGGTGACCTTGTTCGCCGGGATGTTCGCCGCCCGACCGTGCAAGGTCAGCAACTCGCCATTATCCATGCCCGGATGCCCGACCCACTCGTAGCCGCAGCGGGTCACCAACTCGTTGAAGCCTTCCAGCCAGCCCAGGCCGCCACGGCCGCTGAGCTCGATGAATGCCGGGTTGACCACCTCCTTGACCGGCGAATCCCAACCCATGCGCACCGCGCCGACGGAAGCCTGCAACACGTTCATGCCACGGGTCGGTACCACCGAGAGCTTCATCGCACCATTGTCGATATCGACGATGCTCACCCCCTCCTGCCGCCCGCCATGCAGGGTGCGCAAGGTCACGGAAAAGGGCTTGGCGGTTT
Protein-coding sequences here:
- a CDS encoding aldose 1-epimerase family protein, with protein sequence MTPLRLLVALSAFTAASHAMAWDYVLLDTDKAAQDFHITSAQLGVKTAKPFSVTLRTLHGGRQEGVSIVDIDNGAMKLSVVPTRGMNVLQASVGAVRMGWDSPVKEVVNPAFIELSGRGGLGWLEGFNELVTRCGYEWVGHPGMDNGELLTLHGRAANIPANKVTLHIDEKPPYAISLRGELKEQAFKKVDFSVATELVTEPGSVSFTLNDTLTNNGDYPKEYQALYHSNFSTPFLEEGAKFAAPVKQVSPFNDKAKADLADWQTYRGPTRDYDETVYNLVPYADAQGDTLTVLHNKAGSLGVAVGFNTGQLPVFSLWKNTDTQGQGYVTGLEPGTSFSYNRRYQRPLGLVPTIEARQSKQFQIRYSLLADKAAVDKSLAEISQIQNGRQTEVRPTPLVDLSKE